The sequence TTCATGGAGGCCTGGAAAGCTGTATCCCCTCTGCTGTATGTCAATATTATTCTGGAAGCTGATAATCACTGCCAGCAGGTAGCTAGAACACATAGACCCCATTAAAGCTCATGAGGGTGCCAAGGGCTCTCGTTCAGGCACGAATGAAGGAGCAATCAAACCTACTTAGGTAATAAAAACAGCTGGAGTCTGGAGGCAACTGCCTGGGGCACCAAACCACATGGAAGGCAGGGATATCCCCTAAAAGGTCTGCATTGAGGTGTTTTGTGATTGCAAACATGGAGACTAGGAGGAATGTTGCAAGTGTTTTTGGTTAGAGGCAGAAAGCCAGAAGGAGAAACTGTGGGTCAGAAATAGAGCTTCTTGGGCACAAACCTTGCTGGAGAGAACGTCTCTGGGGTTAGTTTCCAGTGGCATCTGATGCATTGACTGTAGATAGTGTCTGCTTGGAAAAGAGAAGGTTTGTGAGAGGGAGTTAATGAAGGCCTGTTAAACCCTGATGGGCATGGAAATGATGTGGAGGAAATGCTGTTTACTTGATCTGTTTCTTATCTACCTTTCCTAGACAAACACTCAGGATCCAGGGCTAGATGAATCTTTGGATTGGCTTGGGACAGCTGTTCTGCTGCTCCAGCAGTCATTTCAGTGGTTACAGGTGTGAGAAATGAGACCGGAACTGGCTGCATGTGCTGGAAAAGGAATTTTTGTGCTCCTTACTGAGCTTGCTAGCCATGCACTGTCCTTGGGCTCTGAGTTCAGATCTTGAGCTTCCTGAAGGTGTGGAAAACTACCTGCTGAGCCCCTCAAAGAGGAGAGTCTTGTCTGATTTTCCCCAGGTGCCTCTCTGCATGGTGTGCAGAAGCAGAGCATGCCAAGATCTAATCTCCAGGGTCCCCAACCTCTGGGACATGTTCTGAGGCAGAGTCTGGAGGCAATTCATTGCTGCAAAAAAACAGCCTGCCACAATGTTAGCTCCCTCAGGAACAACTAATTCCAGAGCTAGGGATTGAACTGATCTCTCCAACTTTCCTTCTTTGATCTACTGGAATGTAGTGAatgagcagaaataaaaagaGGTGGGGTGGTCACCAGGAAGAgcccagcagaagaaaagaaagatgaagtcACCTAACAAAAGCTTCTGGCAGGCATGAGAGAGTTAGTGAGTCCATGGGCTGTTATCTGAAGAGGAGAGGAAGTGGCTGGGCACATGGCAGACTACCCAGGAGGAACAATTCCCCTTTGCAATCATTCTGCCTGAGCCTCAAGTGTAAAGAAAGCTCCCAGTGAACCTCTCTGGCAGCAGCTCTTCTCTGCCCATCACCTAATGCTGCAATCTCTGGAATCTCAGCAGAGGGGAGACCATGACTCAGAGAGCTGTTCTGATCGAAAGCAGAAGGCGAAAAGACTTCACAGTTCCTGCCTGTTCATAACTATGGATAATCAGACAGCATCACTCTGTTGGCAGGCTACACTACTGGGATCAGAGGTCCCTGGTGTGTGTATAGGATGCTTTGCTGAGCAGGAAGGCCTGCATGGACTGTTGCATGCAGGGATCACGTATGGACCCTCTCCCATCTATCAGGTCTTCAGAGATATAGCTTTCCTGGCAGCACCACAAGGCTGATGTGGTTCTTCCACCAAGGAGACTCCAGAgtcaggatccagaccaggggggcCTCTCCTTCACCCTTGTGCATGAGCCAATGATGTGCTACACCCCATCTAGTTTAGCAACCTTCTCCCTGCACATGCACTACTGTCTGATGGTCTGTGCGTGAATCTGGGCAGAAACATGCATGGTGACAGCTGCTTTCAAAGTCTCCTATCGCTGGACCTGTCCTTTGTTTGCACATGCCCAGACCTGAATTAGCGTCTTGTTTGGGGCATTTCAGCCTCTCTGTTAAGATTGAGATTAGATtagattttccttttccttttgacaCTTGGCCCTGTCAGACCCAAGGTGCCCAGCAGAATCCCTGTGGGAAGGGATGTCACAGAGGAGACTATATGCAGGATCTGTAGAGCTAGAGGGTGAGTGGGACAGGGGCCAGGAAAATTGTGTGACACTGCCCTGTCTCCGCTTCCACACCTTTAGGCACACTGCTAGGGCTGGGTTTTCTGGACTGCATAAACACCCACTGTTCCCTTGAGAGGTCACTTGACTCTGAGCAAAACCAAGCACCCTCCTATCCTCCATCCCTCTCACAGCTGCCATCCCCTCTCCAGCAAGCACCAGAGACCCCCTTCCACCACTTCCCTTGCTTCTGCTCTGGGCTGACAGTGTTGCTGCATGTCAGACCTCTCATCTGCCTTCAGGTAGGGCTAAGAGCTGCCAGAGCACGGTGCAACCACCAGACTTCACCTCCACACACAACACTTGGACAGCAACTGGATCCAGGTatagggggagggagggagaaggagggagtgAATACCGAGAGAGAGAGGATAATGCCATAGGCAGAGGGAGTGCATGGAGACAAACACAAATGGGTAGATGTCGAGAAAGAAAGGCTGTACTGCTGAGGCACAGGCAGGCAGCACTGGGCTGCAGAGGGGAGGCTGGATGGGgctgcagacagacagacagtcgGATATGGAGTCCATGAGACTACACTGGCAGGAGGATTTGTGTGATCAAGCCAGGTAGGTTCatcaaagagggggaaaaaagttgatGAAACTTCTCATTATTTCATTATCATGGTGAATTTTAAGCCCAGGAACTTCTTCCTTTGGAAAGCCCTGTGAGGGAGATTTGGGGAGGCTCCTCTTCACAGCTAGCCTCGAGTCTGCTTTGTTTCCCAAATCCACCCTGGGACAAACCAGCTGCAAGCTGCTGGCAGGTGCCCATCTGTCTGCGCCAGGCAGGGGCCGGGCAGGGGCTGTACGGGGCGGACAGGAGCTGGGGAGGGGTCGGACAGGAGACGGACAGGGTCAGGCGGTGGCCGGACAGGCCCGGGCAGTGGCCGGGCAGAGGGGAGCTCGGCacaggcaggaggctgctggaccGGGCCGGGATGGGCCGGGATGGGAGAAGCGGCTCCGCCGCGCTGCGGGGCTgctcggcggccgcggcccggggcaggagcggggcttGGCGGCTGCCGCTCCAGCGCGGTGCCGCTCGCCTTCGCCCCGCTGCCCGTGCGGGCAGGAGGGGGCCGGAgcgcgccccgccgccaccgcagggccgggggggccgggacacCGGGGCCCGACGGGGAGTCCCGGGACCacgcaggggcggggggggcgagCCCCGTTTTGGGGGGgacccggcgggggggggggggtgagatcactgcccgggggcggggcgggggcggggcctcccgcaTGCCGTCCAATGagcgcccgggggggcgggggggccgggctaTAATGCCATCGATGCCGGGCGGCGGAGGCAGACAATACCGCGCCCCCGGAGCCGGGCTGCCCGGAgcgcccctgccctgccccgctccTCTCCCACCATGATGTCCATGAACAGCAAGCAGCCTTTCAGCATGCACCCCATCCTGCACGAGCCCAAGTACCCCCACCTGCACACCAGCTCGGAAGCCATCCGCAGAGCCTGCCTGCCCGCCCCCCAGGTAAGCCGCCTCCGGCCGCACTCCGCgctcccggcccgggggggcaggCGCCGGCGGGCTGCGGGGGGTCCCCGGGCGGGCTCCGCCCCGGCGGACCGGGCTCCGCTGCGCCCgaccctgccccggccccgaacTTACTTCGTGAGCCGCGGTGCGGGCGCGGGGTCCGCTCGGGTTTGGATTTCGTTCGCGTCCCCCCTACGGCAGGTCCTGATGGGGCTGTCGCCCGCCTCCCAGGCAGCGCTCGGGGCGGACAGAGAAGGCTCAGgaaacagcggggagggctggcagaTCTGTCCCGGGGTGGGAGAGAAATGCCGTCTTGCCCAACTCGGCTGTGCGATCCGATAGAGCAGAGTCTCTGCCAGGCTCGCGGTCGGCTCTGCGCTCCCTTTGCATCTCCCctcttttggggagagatctccccGAAGGGAAGGGTGGGGTGCCCGGGGCCCGACACCCCCTTCCTGGCCCTTTTCCTGGGGGACGGCTGAACTTGTTTCAGCTTTCCTGGCTCAGGCACTGTGGAAGGACAGAGTGGGATCTCTGCagcactgcatttattttaatctcCCGGtcttctggtttgtttttgttcctccttcccctcgAACCCCCTCCAGATCCAAGGTAACATTTTTGCGGGCTTTGATGAGACCTTGCTGCGAGGTGCTGAGGCTCTGGCCGCTGTGGATATAGTATCACAGAAAACCCACCCTTTCAAGCCGGATGCCACCTACCACACCATGAGCAGCGTGTCCTGCACTCCTACCTCATCCTCCGTGCACCTGCACCACCCGTCTGTGCTCACCACAcaccatccccaccaccaccaccaccaccagccctCCCAGGGCCTGGATGGCGAGCTCCTGGACCACCTCAATTCTGCCATCCCGCTCGGAGGAGTGCCCGGCCCAGACGTGGGCTCCACACCTTCGCACCCTCACTCCCACATGTCGGCTATCAACCACATGGCCCACCACTCCCAGCCTATGAACATGTCCCACCCCCATGGCCTCACTTCCCACGCTGTCATCTCCGGCCCCGAGACGGAGACGGACCCGCGGGAGCTGGAGTCCTTTGCCGAGCGGTTCAAGCAGCGGAGGATCAAGCTGGGGGTGACCCAGGCTGATGTGGGCTCTGCACTGGCCAACCTGAAGATCCCGGGTGTGGGCTGCCTTAGCCAAAGCACAATCTGCAGGTTTGAGTCTCTCACCTTGTCCCACAATAACATGGTGGCCCTAAAGCCCATCCTGGAAGCATGGCTGGAGGAGGCAGAGCGGGCCCAGAGAGAGAAAATGACCAAACCTGAGATCTACACGGGGGGTGACAAGAAACGCAAGCGCACCTCCATCGCTGCCCCTGAAAAGCGGTCGCTGGAGGCCTACTTTGCTGTGCAGCCACGGCCCTCCTCAGAGAAAATCGCTGCCATCGCCGAGAAGTTAGACTTGAAGAAGAATGTGGTGCGGGTCTGGTTTTGCAAtcagagacagaagcagaaaaggaTGAAATTTTCTGCCACCTACTGAAGAAGGGGCTCGGAGGCCAGTGGGGGGAGCGCCTGgccccccagccagcccagcatggccctggccccagcccctccAAAACGGGCAGtgtttttcgtttgtttgttttttaaaaaaatggaataataaaCCTGAAAAGGAAACCTGCCCAAAGCGAAGTGAACAGCCTGGTGTCTGCTCCTCACCCCCGGGCGAACTGGCCGCGCTGTTATGACTGGTACAGACTGCTTTTGtagacaaaactgaaaaaaaaaagaggaaaaaaaagaaaagataaaacgAAAGGCCCGAGGGGGATTTACGGGGGGTGTCCGGAGTCAGGGCAGCGGCGGCGAGAGCCCGGGCGGGTCTTTGTTCCAGCTCCCCCGTCCCTtcccggctccgcggccgggccggcgggggcaGGGGACACTGATCTCTCCTCGGTGCCCCGTccccttctttaaaaaaaaaaaagaaagaaagaaagaaaagaaaaaaaaaaaagagaaagaaaacgaTCTCGAAGCCGCCCTGGACGGCTGTAAATACGGAGGCGCCGGCCCTGCTCACCCGCGCTCGCTGCCGAGGGTCCCCGCGCACACttccacacacgcacacacacgcacctGCATGGTTTTGTTCGCTATCCCCCGCTCCCAGCAAATCCATCGCGTTTTTGCAATAACGTTTCTGTTTCTACCTCATCGgctaaattaaagaaaaaaaggaaaaaacaatttaaaaaaagaaaggaaaaaaattagcacGTCCCTGGAGTCATGGTTTGTTCGGGGAAAATGgagatttattttgctttggtttcGCTTAAACTGTCCGTATGATTTCACTGTAAAAAAACCTACGCTTCGACAATCAAGTCATTCGGGCTCACAGGAGCGGCGCCTCcacggcagcggcgcggccgctGCGGGACCGGCCAAGCCGGgctgcccggggcagcgggggTGCCGGAGCGGCTGGggtgcccggccccgggcccgccgcgggggcggccgccttTGCAAATAGTGAACTCTGCACTTTCTAAGgcaagaatactttttttttttttttttgctttgcatatTTAATAGAGGAATTTGCCTccgtttcctttttttaaaacgAGATTTCGTTTCGCTGTGTGTGTGCTGAATGAAATTTGGTGTCTGTGTACGCTGCAGCATTTCAAATAAATCATGCACGTTTTACCTCACTCTCCTGCCTCGTGGAGTTACTGCggctcccgggagctgcccgggcccCGAGGAGCACATGGCCGGTGCGACACGGCTGCGGGGCCCGgtgcggctcggcccggctccgCGTGTCCGGTCCCGCTCGCTGAGCTGAGTTTCCCGACGGGAcccggcggcggggctcggcctttccctcctccaaggGGACAGAAATAAAACGAAACGAAACGAAACGAaatgcagctgcctgcctgccagtgCTCCCCGCCCCCGGGACCGCGGCCACCTCACGGCTCCCGAATGGGCTCGATAAGCCTGGGATGGGGCCGGCGAGGACGAAAAATCGGCTCGGGGGCTCGTCCAAAGCCagctccgccggccccgccgccggccccggagcCGCGGCCCGGGAGGGtgcagccgcccccgccgcggggccgtgACTGCGGGCCGGGCTGGCCGGGAGAGCCAGTCCCCAGCGCCGCTGTCCCTCCTCGGGCCACCTCCGCGGCCAAGCCCGTGCGGCCCGACCCCCCGCTTGTATTTCAGCATCCTCTTGTATATCTGCGCAGGCCATCAGTGACTGAAGCAGGATTTGGGGGCGAGGGGAAAAGAGTCACTTCCCTGCCCGCGACCAGCCTAAGTTGCACGTATTTAAAAATGCCACATGTTGCTCCCCGGGTGTGTTTTATTTTGAGGCCCGGATAATGCTCCTTTGGGCTAAATTCGTTTGCGCAGGGTCGAGCAGAAGCTAAGCGGCGGACGGCAGAGAGGGGGCTCTGTCTCTCGCCCTTAAACGAATGCGAGGACGGGATGTTTCTCTCGGGAGGGGGGTCCTTTCAGGCAGGCCCTGCCATCCCCCCTGCCCTGATCCAGGGACGAAGAAGCATCTTGAGCAGACTGGAGAAGGGGCATTTCATCTGCCATGTCCTCGCTATTTACATGCCTTGAGTTTCGTCTCTAGCAGCCACTGATCTCAGCCTCTTGCATCGAATTCACTTCCAAAACAAGATAAAACCACTTAGAAATTGGGCCATGACCGCCGGGGGTGAATGTCTCCCTGTGTGAATGTCCTCTCTGTGGCGGGATGAGCGTGCCTGCCCGTATTTTGTTCTCTCTGTCACTCAGCTTCGTGCTTTTGTTTTACAACTTCTTCGGCAACACAAACCACCAAGCCCAGCTCCGCCCGCCCCGGCGTGacgggggcagccggggctgcggggTGTGCAGTCCCCCAAGGGAGCGGAGGGCGGGCTGGCAGGAGGCCTGGCTCCCCGGGGCTGCCCACGGGCCGCAGCGCCGGTGCCGAGCACGGctggccgccccggccgcgccgtcgGCAGCCCGGGCCAGCCGGCACAGCTCTGGGGTGGGACGGAGCACGACGTTCGCTCTCGAATTCATAGCTTTACCCGGGAAAATTATGAAGAGCGGCGGGGCAGACGGGGGAACCAAGTGCCCAAAATAGCCAAAATAGCAAGGAAAGCAAGGCGAAGAGCCGCCTGACCTAACTTGAGCGGGGCAGGCTCGCTGTCGGCTGCCGGGGCAGGCAGCACTCCGAGAGCCGCTCTGCCTGCGCTGCCGGCGGagaggagccggagccggggcacGCAGCCTCCCCACGCGGCGCGGACCGGGGCACGCAGCCTCCCCACGCGGCGCGGACCGGGGCACGGCAGCCTCCCCACGCGGCGCGGACCGGGGCACGGCAGCCTTTCCAGGCGGCGCGGACCCGGGGCACGCAGCCTCCCCACGCGGCGCGGACCGGGGCACGGCAGCCTCCCCACGCGGCGCGGACCCGGGGCGCGGCAGCCTCCCCACGCGGCCCGCGGGTCCAGCACCTCGGACagcgccgcgcggcccctcccgccggggcagcgcccgcggccgcgcagggggctgcggcggctccgcggccgcgggcggctcccgcgggcggccgcgccggccgtGCCCGGCCCCGAGCGGCAGGGGCGTCCCCGCGCCCCGCGCGGCTGCGGCCGCCCAGCTCTATTCCTGGGCGCTTCGCAAACCCCTTCCCCGCCTTTGTTCTTTCGCTTCATTCCTGTTTTTTCCATGAAGCGAAAAGCGCATTTTCATAAATAGACCTTGGCCAAGTGCTGGCCATGAAATTTTAATGAAGGCTGGATGCTGAGTGCTGCCCGGGGGGGCCTTGGAGAATCAGCTCCGTGCAGCATTAGCAGGGCCCTGTtcgctctccccacctccccggCTCTCCCTCGCAGACATAACACACTCCAGTCTGCTGCTACTCCTGCCTCGAAGCGTCTCCCTCGGCAGGCCCCCCCCTCAAAAGGCGAGAGCCCGAGTCCTGCCCGGACTGCGGCGAAGGCGCGGGGGTGCTGTGCCCGGCCGGGGTCGGTGCCTGGAGCCGGCGGCTCGCAGGTGCCGCTCTGCCGCTGCTCTTAAAAGTTTGCAAGGCAAGCGATGCAATATTTATCACCCGCGATCATAAAAAGGCGAGTCGGTATTTCCCACTCACAAATGCAAAGCGCTTAGGCAAATGCGCGCTCGGCTCGGGACTTGGAGCGAGGCTGGGCCACCCGGGGCTCTGCTGCGGGCTGTGACAGCAAAGTCCCGGTCCCCGGACGGCGCTGCCGGCCGCCAGGTAAGGGGGGGGGTCCCGCCTGGGGCTAGAGCAAAAGACGGCACGTGGAGGGGCAGACCTGGACAATCAGTAGCAGGAGACACAGCCCGGCATCTCCCGTGGCCAGGAAGGGCGCTGGGGAGCGTCGGGGCTCTGCAGGCTTTGGCTCCGGGAGTGGCCACAAGGCCTGGCAAACTCATCACACATGGGGACGCGGCAGGACTGGGcttggagcagggcagggcagcctgggacttgctgctgccagggctgggtGTCGGGTCTTGGGAGGGTCAGGAGGGGTGCAGAAGGAGATTGAAAAAAAGCCCCTTTTGCCACTTCTCCTGAAGCAGCCTGGCACCCCCTCCTGAACAGCTACCCTCCTCGTCACAGGTCAGGGAACAGTTGGTCCTTTCtcccagcagtggggctgggagccAGGAGAGGGGGTGACAAGGAAAGCCCAGGGACGGGTTCAAGCCCTGGTCCCTTGCCCTACTGGTCACATGTCTCAGGgtttctgctcttctgctcctgctgctgaggTGCCACTGCTTGCCGCAGTGCTGCACTCCAGGGTGTGAAAGCCAGGGGGAAGTTCAGCTGGTCAGAGATGCTGAAAGGCTTGGGAGACTGTCCTTTTTGCTGAGGGGCTTCCCAACTGCCTCTCTTCTGGGGTAGCACACACAGATCTCACCCCAAGCACTGAGACCCAGGCTAGAAATGTAAATAGACCTGAAATCTCCCTGAATTCAGCCTCTCTGCAGTGCACATTGTGCAGGCAGAGGCTGAGAAAAGTCCAAGGCAAGGACAGGAAAGAGCTTTGGAAGAAGGATCAGAAATGCACACTCATGTGTGCGTAGGTATCACAAGAACACAGAAGAATAGCTATCACACATTGCACCCGTGGACATACACAGGCAGCATGCGTACACAGACATACACAGAcacagcacacatgcacacacactcacacagacTCTCAGACATCTGCACACTCccaccctttctctctccctgttcCTGGAGTGCAAAGGAAGCCCCTGAACCATGATCTTACAGCAAAAATAGCATTAAATGAAAGGTATATTGATTGGACTGGACACTCAGCTCttgccatttttttcatttgaggtTTGATATAGAAGCAGGCTTTGAGATTTATCAAATCTGTGGATTTGGCAGCAAGTCCACCTCTAAGGGTACCTGCTTGACTACCACTGGTACAGGTCCAGAGCTCAGTGAGAATATGGAGGCCACCTTAGGGCACTTGGTTCCCAATCTACCTCTAAACAGATGGGACAGATGGGGATGGGACAAGCCCCTTACCTTCCTCCAGCACTCTAGCCAGGAGATGGCTCATCTGGGAGCTCAAAAGCTAAGTCACCCAGTACTAGGGGTAGGATTTGAGCCCAGATACAGACATTTACATCTGGGGTCTCCAAAGCAGGAGAGCACAGTTGAGTGCTCTAGGTGAGTGACTTCTAGGCTTCAGTTACGGTCGATAAAGAGGGATGAAGGAGTCTAGAGTGCAGTGAAGTTCTTTCTAATATTGACTTCTGAAGTGGAACAGATGAATTGTGCCCTAAAGGCATCTTACTTAAAGACTATAAAGATGTTAGATGACCAGCTTAGGTGGAGATATCTACGAATGGAGACATAGCAGCTTAGCAGAGGTGAGTCTTACCCCTGGTGCTGCAAATGCTTCCTGAAGAAAGATGCCCTTCAGTTCTGGGATGTTGAAACTCTCTGGCCTTGGTGCTTGGAGCTCTGAGCAATGGGTCCAGAATGGGAGCTGCTCGTGGTTGTACAGCAAGGAGCTCTCTTGCAATGCAGTACTTACTTCCAAGCTGTTGAGCTCTGTGCCATGCTCATATATTTTCCAACATAAAAGCCACGATCCTCCAACGAATTTAGGCATCAAAGCCCCTTGAGGCTTCAGCATATATTTAGAAGGATCAAAGCCAGCATGTCCATGTCACCACCCCTTAAAGCACGTGAGAATGTGCTTAAAACTCTCTATGCTCTGACGAATTAAGGCTGGCAACTCCAGACAAATGCTGATatatctgaagagaaaaaaatttggGGAAAGCACTATCCCTCCTTCATGTTTTGGGACAAATTTGGGACCATAGCTGATGCACTGCACCAGATCCCTTTCATTCCACTTCATTTTACAGGCACAGAGGATAACTGTCATTCCTGGGCCACAGGTGGTTAGCAAACTGTGCCAGCAGAACTCCTTTACCAGCACTGTATCGCACGACTAAGGGGCTGACTGCCCCACTGGGAAGGGAAACAAGGTAAGAAAGGTTGCTGATAGGCAGAATGTGTGGAGCTTATCAGTGGGACCCCCTTGGGATCTCTTTGCA is a genomic window of Dromaius novaehollandiae isolate bDroNov1 chromosome 11, bDroNov1.hap1, whole genome shotgun sequence containing:
- the LOC112982596 gene encoding brain-specific homeobox/POU domain protein 3, coding for MMSMNSKQPFSMHPILHEPKYPHLHTSSEAIRRACLPAPQIQGNIFAGFDETLLRGAEALAAVDIVSQKTHPFKPDATYHTMSSVSCTPTSSSVHLHHPSVLTTHHPHHHHHHQPSQGLDGELLDHLNSAIPLGGVPGPDVGSTPSHPHSHMSAINHMAHHSQPMNMSHPHGLTSHAVISGPETETDPRELESFAERFKQRRIKLGVTQADVGSALANLKIPGVGCLSQSTICRFESLTLSHNNMVALKPILEAWLEEAERAQREKMTKPEIYTGGDKKRKRTSIAAPEKRSLEAYFAVQPRPSSEKIAAIAEKLDLKKNVVRVWFCNQRQKQKRMKFSATY